One genomic window of Luteitalea pratensis includes the following:
- a CDS encoding helix-turn-helix domain-containing protein produces the protein MTDSLTRDLPNPCTPRELARALRIHRAVIYRAIHAGALPAVRFSARGDCRLPVDGIERWLQGQVVCANP, from the coding sequence ATGACTGACTCATTGACGCGCGATTTACCCAACCCGTGCACACCACGCGAACTCGCGCGGGCGCTGCGGATTCACCGGGCCGTTATCTATCGCGCGATTCACGCCGGTGCGTTGCCGGCGGTCCGCTTCAGCGCGCGTGGTGACTGTCGGCTGCCAGTTGACGGCATCGAGCGTTGGCTACAGGGACAGGTGGTATGCGCGAATCCGTAA
- a CDS encoding helix-turn-helix domain-containing protein, whose product MRESVMAPVVTDPWLTVQQAAAIAQCDPATVRRGIRSGRLRAIRLQGGRHFRMRQSSVDAWLESFAAVG is encoded by the coding sequence ATGCGCGAATCCGTAATGGCGCCTGTCGTGACCGATCCGTGGCTGACGGTGCAGCAGGCTGCCGCAATCGCGCAGTGCGATCCCGCGACCGTGCGCCGCGGCATCCGGTCTGGTCGCTTGCGGGCCATCCGCCTCCAGGGCGGAAGGCACTTCAGGATGCGGCAGTCGTCGGTGGATGCGTGGCTGGAATCGTTCGCCGCCGTCGGCTGA
- a CDS encoding PEP-CTERM sorting domain-containing protein — translation MFRFIIATALALVCTASPSAAAIVDWTFLGTVTSLSVNPNIGGGDFRSHFAVGDPWRVDLALNTDTINGCSYPQAGGAGGVYSFAPLGTSTIGDDAFTLRSGALEMNTQGGNCGIGMVGAGVQFRFFTVTSTTMFGTFQPPIEGALWWFGTPGYAIPTSAAGVLGGALAMRVGLTNINGVFTEASASVREVDVVPEPTTLLLFVAGAVALRRRRR, via the coding sequence ATGTTCCGGTTCATCATCGCGACTGCGCTCGCTCTCGTCTGCACCGCCTCGCCATCTGCCGCGGCCATCGTGGACTGGACCTTCCTCGGCACCGTGACCTCGCTGAGCGTGAACCCCAACATCGGCGGCGGCGACTTCCGATCGCACTTCGCGGTCGGCGACCCGTGGCGCGTCGACCTGGCCCTGAACACGGACACGATCAACGGGTGCAGCTACCCGCAGGCCGGGGGCGCAGGGGGCGTCTACTCGTTCGCCCCCTTGGGCACGAGCACCATCGGCGACGATGCCTTCACCCTCCGCAGCGGCGCGCTCGAGATGAACACGCAGGGCGGGAACTGCGGGATCGGCATGGTCGGCGCTGGCGTCCAGTTCCGGTTCTTCACGGTCACGTCGACCACGATGTTCGGCACGTTCCAGCCACCGATCGAGGGCGCCCTGTGGTGGTTCGGCACGCCTGGCTATGCCATCCCGACGTCGGCGGCCGGTGTCCTCGGCGGCGCGCTAGCCATGCGCGTCGGACTGACCAACATCAATGGCGTCTTCACCGAAGCATCCGCCAGCGTCAGGGAGGTCGATGTTGTGCCTGAGCCGACCACCCTGCTCCTCTTTGTCGCTGGCGCGGTCGCCCTACGGCGCCGCCGTCGCTGA
- a CDS encoding PEP-CTERM sorting domain-containing protein yields the protein MPAQAAVIAVGPGAFGPGATLTTFNGLADGLEVDGLVVNGILFDYSLGAGSVVINGGPGVTNNIAPQNIVSIGANAGVLTLTLPGPVSTFGYGFALLNTIPVPAATTIRLFSGATDVGSLSYAGAPDPVFTGGFAGIQSTLLFNRVELTFNAVAAPAFALDNIRTSTAANVPEPGTMLLLTASLAVLGARVFRRSCS from the coding sequence ATGCCGGCGCAGGCCGCAGTCATCGCCGTTGGGCCTGGCGCGTTTGGACCGGGGGCGACGCTAACCACGTTCAACGGGCTGGCCGATGGATTGGAGGTCGACGGCCTCGTCGTGAATGGCATCCTGTTCGACTACAGTCTCGGCGCAGGCAGTGTCGTCATCAATGGCGGCCCCGGTGTCACGAACAACATTGCGCCGCAAAACATTGTTTCGATTGGTGCGAATGCCGGCGTTCTGACCCTCACTTTGCCAGGACCGGTCAGCACGTTCGGGTACGGGTTCGCGCTCCTGAACACGATTCCGGTTCCGGCAGCGACAACGATCCGGTTGTTCAGCGGCGCGACTGACGTCGGATCACTCTCGTACGCCGGGGCGCCTGACCCTGTCTTCACCGGTGGGTTCGCCGGTATTCAAAGCACACTGCTCTTTAACCGCGTCGAACTGACCTTCAACGCCGTGGCGGCGCCCGCCTTTGCGCTGGACAACATCCGCACAAGTACGGCGGCGAACGTGCCGGAGCCTGGGACTATGCTGCTGCTGACTGCGAGTCTCGCGGTCCTCGGCGCCCGCGTCTTTCGGCGCAGCTGTTCCTAA
- a CDS encoding PilZ domain-containing protein has protein sequence MTAERRGKHRAIGPFEVTWSGTSGHRHVRVADFSLSGCFIEDIATPVTGERVTLTLRVPGGSPIEAAGHVAYVNPPLGFAVAFEVDERVASELAAAARRVSQRRR, from the coding sequence ATGACCGCCGAACGTCGCGGCAAGCACCGCGCTATCGGTCCATTCGAAGTGACCTGGAGCGGAACCTCGGGGCACCGCCACGTGCGCGTCGCGGACTTCAGTCTCAGCGGCTGCTTCATTGAGGACATTGCCACGCCGGTCACGGGCGAGCGCGTGACGCTCACGCTGCGAGTGCCAGGCGGTAGTCCCATCGAAGCCGCCGGACACGTGGCCTACGTCAATCCTCCACTCGGATTCGCCGTGGCGTTTGAGGTGGACGAGCGCGTCGCCAGTGAGCTGGCTGCGGCGGCCCGTAGAGTGTCGCAACGTCGCCGGTGA
- a CDS encoding ABC transporter permease codes for MALRPPLFIRRVLALFRRHSRDRDMEREMAFHVDSLARDYARDGLSDADAQRAARRQFGNLTRLKERGHDERTMRLVEDVTRDVRHAARGLWRSPGFSLAVILTLALGIGGNTAVFSVVDQLLLRPLPYPDGDRLVTVEESVGANPHADVSPANWLDWQRESRTFRRFAAWRPWSFTMTGTGEPRRVSAQQVSAEFFPLLGVAPLLGRAISEEDDRPNGPRVAVLSYRAWQEQLGGDERAIGRTVQLDELPYEIVGVMPAGFRFVQQDVDVWTASQLDRNRPWRQTTDGRFIQVIGRLAAGTTTGAARSELEGIARRLAATHAFNRNTSVTVTPLREVLTGQVRTSVLVLFAGVGVLLAIACFNVANMLMARSASRQREIAIRASLGAGRWAIARSVLVESLLLAGAGGVLGLGLARASLDALLAVAPANMLGVSELFIDRRVLIYAFGLSAATGAIAGLAPTILFARRSMADALRTRGSKGGHAPRVRQALVVVQVAMTVVLLCGAGVIVRTLIALNRSPMGFDPHNVLTMSVAVSPARCSAERCREFYREAVTRVRALPGVESAAAGISLPMIGVPRGGTRFHELGTPERPVGERTSTVVRMVAPGYFRTLRIPVLRGREFTDADNANPMAGFVVNESFARTYFAGRDPFASSISVWMMADNPYLPIIGVVGDVSEGSVRNAPKPTVFYSHGRMTWSMMTLFVRASQPESMVKPVTALLHELDPTLVVSNVRTIESALAESLARERISALISTSFGVGGLLLAALGLYGLLAYLVAERTKDIGIRIALGARLARITGSVVAGGLALVAIGAAIGVAGSLLLLRALGSLLFGVTPYDVPTYASVLVLLGTIAAIASYLPARRAARIEPLTALRQE; via the coding sequence ATGGCCCTGCGACCACCGCTCTTCATTCGTCGCGTACTCGCATTGTTCCGACGCCACTCGAGGGATCGCGACATGGAGCGCGAGATGGCGTTCCATGTCGATTCGCTCGCACGCGACTACGCTCGTGACGGGCTCAGCGACGCCGATGCGCAACGCGCCGCCCGGCGACAGTTCGGGAATCTGACGCGGCTCAAGGAACGCGGCCACGACGAGCGGACGATGCGGCTGGTAGAAGATGTCACCCGAGACGTCAGGCACGCCGCTCGCGGGCTCTGGCGCAGTCCGGGCTTTTCGCTCGCCGTGATCCTGACGCTGGCCCTCGGCATCGGCGGCAACACCGCTGTCTTCTCGGTCGTCGATCAGCTTCTGCTGCGGCCCCTGCCGTACCCGGACGGCGACCGACTCGTGACGGTCGAAGAGTCTGTTGGCGCCAACCCGCACGCCGACGTCTCGCCCGCCAACTGGCTCGACTGGCAGCGCGAGAGCCGCACGTTTCGACGATTCGCCGCCTGGCGGCCGTGGTCGTTCACGATGACCGGCACCGGCGAGCCGCGACGCGTGAGCGCCCAACAGGTGTCGGCGGAATTCTTTCCGCTGCTCGGCGTCGCACCGCTCCTCGGCCGTGCGATCTCCGAGGAGGACGACCGCCCGAATGGCCCACGCGTCGCGGTGCTCAGTTACCGCGCCTGGCAGGAGCAGTTGGGTGGCGACGAGCGCGCCATCGGCCGCACGGTCCAGCTCGACGAGCTCCCGTACGAGATCGTCGGCGTGATGCCGGCCGGCTTTCGCTTCGTGCAGCAGGATGTGGACGTGTGGACGGCGTCTCAGCTCGATCGAAACCGCCCGTGGCGGCAGACGACCGACGGACGTTTCATCCAGGTCATCGGACGCCTCGCCGCCGGCACGACGACGGGCGCGGCCCGATCGGAGCTGGAGGGCATCGCGCGGCGTCTCGCGGCGACCCACGCGTTCAACAGGAACACGAGCGTGACGGTGACGCCCCTACGCGAGGTGCTCACGGGCCAGGTGCGGACGTCAGTGCTCGTGCTCTTCGCCGGCGTGGGCGTACTGCTCGCCATCGCCTGCTTCAACGTCGCCAACATGCTCATGGCGCGATCGGCGTCGCGTCAGCGTGAGATCGCGATTCGCGCGTCACTCGGGGCGGGACGCTGGGCGATTGCGCGATCAGTGCTGGTGGAAAGCCTGCTGCTCGCTGGCGCCGGCGGGGTCCTCGGCCTCGGGCTCGCGCGCGCGAGTCTCGACGCACTGCTCGCCGTGGCCCCCGCGAACATGCTCGGCGTCTCCGAACTGTTCATCGATCGACGCGTCTTGATCTACGCCTTCGGGCTGTCGGCCGCGACAGGCGCGATCGCCGGCCTCGCACCGACGATCCTGTTCGCGCGACGATCGATGGCCGACGCGTTGCGGACGCGCGGCTCGAAGGGCGGGCACGCGCCCCGTGTGCGACAGGCGCTCGTCGTCGTGCAAGTCGCCATGACCGTCGTCCTGCTCTGCGGCGCCGGCGTCATCGTTCGCACGCTGATCGCGCTGAATCGCTCACCAATGGGATTCGACCCACACAACGTCCTCACGATGAGTGTGGCCGTCTCGCCGGCGCGCTGTAGCGCCGAGCGATGCCGCGAGTTCTATCGCGAGGCTGTGACGCGCGTGCGCGCGCTGCCTGGAGTCGAGTCGGCAGCGGCGGGGATAAGCCTTCCGATGATCGGCGTTCCCCGCGGTGGCACGCGTTTTCACGAGTTGGGCACGCCAGAACGTCCGGTGGGTGAACGGACGTCGACCGTGGTCCGGATGGTGGCGCCCGGATATTTCCGAACACTTCGCATTCCCGTGCTGCGTGGACGAGAATTCACGGACGCGGACAATGCGAATCCGATGGCGGGATTCGTCGTCAACGAGTCGTTCGCCCGTACCTATTTTGCGGGGCGTGATCCGTTTGCCTCGTCGATCTCTGTCTGGATGATGGCCGACAACCCATACCTGCCGATCATCGGCGTCGTCGGCGACGTGAGCGAAGGGTCTGTGAGAAACGCGCCGAAGCCGACCGTGTTCTACAGCCACGGCCGCATGACGTGGTCGATGATGACGCTGTTCGTCCGCGCGAGCCAGCCCGAGTCGATGGTCAAGCCGGTCACGGCGTTATTGCACGAGCTCGATCCAACGCTGGTGGTCTCGAACGTTCGCACGATCGAGAGCGCGCTGGCCGAGAGTCTGGCGCGCGAACGCATCAGCGCGCTCATCTCGACGAGCTTCGGCGTCGGCGGTCTGCTGCTGGCGGCGCTCGGACTCTACGGTCTGCTCGCCTATCTCGTCGCTGAGCGGACAAAGGACATCGGCATCCGCATCGCTCTTGGCGCGCGGCTGGCACGCATCACAGGTTCGGTCGTCGCGGGCGGCCTTGCGCTCGTCGCCATCGGCGCAGCCATCGGCGTCGCCGGCTCGCTGCTGCTCCTGCGCGCGCTCGGCTCGCTTCTCTTCGGCGTCACGCCATACGACGTTCCGACGTACGCGAGCGTCCTCGTGCTGCTAGGCACCATCGCCGCGATCGCGTCGTACCTGCCCGCGCGTCGTGCCGCGCGCATCGAGCCGCTGACGGCGCTCCGACAGGAATAG
- a CDS encoding phage/plasmid primase, P4 family → MNPSPAELDLVHHEAREAWRAGLSPLPCNHEKRPVEAWAAYQRARPNAQAVRSYYPGAASLGIVTGPKPDDPDPRVAALPGVEAMDFDDEATYLQAKEHADAARIHDVVTRIENGYCDRTPRGGRRWLYRCTDVTGSQKIAHRPATAHEVTTLIETRGTGGYAVVAPTLSSVHPSGKPYVRLSGGFATIVEITPAERRALLDYLRSYDEMPAKVPTSAAPRGATRAAGQDVRPGDDYNARQSWHDVLDRYGWQALYTRRDGVTAWLRPGKTTAGLSATTGYGGSDVMKVFTSSSLLDSGRSSYDKFGVYAAYEHGGDHKAAAKALWAQGYGTPASQPVPVRLERTGEPTATDAEPTTDAARNTELRLAEQFAAAHDGQIKYDIQAKTFYSFTGHRWVKDVDHRTDRALAAYVRHLQHDALDIDDKDARANRLKFLWRCESNRGLQAVLSLIKSRAAIATSGSEWDTNPLVLCTPSGVVDLRTGALRPGQPADMITLSTRIPFDPDAPMDRFETFLNTTFAECPGKLTVEESLELLEFLWLFLGLCLTGLTTEQVWLLCVGGGANGKSTLLDLLLYVLGEYGATANADSFVGDADKRGEDLAVLRGKRVVAVSEFSNSRQMDAVRLKNLTGDEPIKCRLLHQNFMEFYPQFKLLFACNELPNVNDTSKGFWRRVRTVPFPHSFPVNASYKDGLKAQAPGILAWLVSGCVAYFQRQGLPEPRIVQRTTAQWRDDSDILGQFLNARTVKDAAAYETSAALYGAFEAWCDSEGIRGRDRWGAKRFGAEIQKHATPSRTSIRRGFTGLRLAAGPVSIMTDDASGPVFEKVSRTKPLYSSLRDDASLSVIESEEVA, encoded by the coding sequence GTGAATCCCTCCCCTGCTGAACTCGATCTCGTCCACCATGAAGCGCGCGAGGCATGGAGGGCCGGACTCTCGCCGCTGCCGTGCAACCACGAGAAGCGTCCCGTTGAAGCGTGGGCCGCGTACCAGCGCGCCCGGCCGAACGCGCAGGCTGTGCGCAGCTACTACCCCGGCGCCGCGTCCCTCGGCATTGTCACGGGACCCAAACCCGACGACCCGGATCCGCGCGTCGCGGCGCTCCCTGGCGTCGAGGCGATGGACTTCGACGACGAAGCCACGTACCTGCAAGCCAAAGAGCATGCGGACGCCGCTCGGATCCACGACGTCGTGACGCGGATCGAGAACGGCTATTGCGATCGGACCCCTCGGGGCGGCCGTCGCTGGCTGTATCGCTGCACCGATGTGACGGGCAGCCAGAAGATTGCGCACCGTCCCGCCACCGCCCACGAGGTGACGACGCTGATCGAGACACGCGGCACAGGCGGCTATGCCGTCGTGGCGCCCACCCTCAGCAGCGTGCATCCCTCAGGGAAGCCCTACGTACGCCTGTCCGGTGGCTTTGCGACCATCGTGGAGATCACTCCGGCCGAACGGCGCGCACTTCTGGACTATCTCCGGTCGTACGACGAGATGCCCGCCAAGGTGCCGACGTCAGCCGCGCCGCGTGGCGCAACGCGCGCCGCAGGACAGGACGTGCGCCCCGGCGATGACTACAACGCTAGACAGTCGTGGCACGACGTCCTTGACCGGTACGGCTGGCAGGCGCTCTACACGCGCCGCGATGGCGTGACGGCATGGCTGCGGCCCGGCAAGACCACGGCCGGCCTGTCGGCTACGACCGGCTATGGCGGCTCGGACGTGATGAAGGTGTTCACCAGTTCCAGCCTGCTCGATTCCGGCCGCAGCTCGTACGACAAGTTCGGCGTGTACGCGGCCTACGAGCATGGCGGCGACCACAAGGCCGCCGCCAAGGCGCTCTGGGCGCAAGGGTACGGCACACCCGCGTCGCAGCCGGTGCCGGTGCGGCTGGAGCGAACGGGTGAGCCGACTGCGACCGACGCCGAGCCGACCACCGACGCCGCCCGGAATACCGAGCTGCGTCTCGCCGAGCAGTTCGCCGCCGCGCACGACGGGCAGATCAAGTACGACATCCAGGCGAAGACGTTCTACAGCTTCACCGGCCACCGGTGGGTCAAGGACGTCGATCACCGCACCGACCGGGCTCTGGCCGCGTACGTCCGTCACCTACAGCATGACGCGCTCGATATCGACGACAAGGATGCACGCGCGAACCGGTTGAAGTTCCTGTGGCGGTGCGAGTCCAACCGCGGTTTGCAGGCGGTGTTGTCGTTGATCAAATCGCGCGCCGCGATCGCCACGTCCGGATCCGAGTGGGACACCAACCCGCTCGTCCTGTGCACGCCGTCGGGCGTCGTAGATCTGCGGACCGGTGCGCTCCGGCCCGGCCAGCCCGCCGACATGATCACGCTGTCCACGCGCATCCCGTTCGATCCCGATGCGCCAATGGATCGGTTCGAAACGTTCCTTAACACGACCTTCGCCGAATGCCCTGGCAAACTCACCGTCGAGGAGAGTCTCGAGCTGCTCGAGTTCCTATGGCTGTTCCTCGGACTGTGCCTGACCGGGCTGACCACCGAGCAGGTGTGGTTGCTGTGTGTGGGTGGCGGCGCCAACGGCAAGAGCACCTTGCTCGACCTCCTGCTGTACGTCCTCGGCGAGTACGGGGCCACCGCCAACGCGGATTCGTTTGTCGGCGATGCGGACAAGCGGGGCGAGGATCTTGCCGTCCTTCGCGGGAAGCGGGTCGTCGCCGTCTCGGAGTTCTCGAACTCACGACAGATGGATGCGGTCCGCCTCAAGAACCTGACCGGCGACGAGCCGATCAAGTGCCGGCTGCTGCATCAGAATTTCATGGAGTTCTACCCGCAGTTCAAGTTGCTCTTCGCGTGCAACGAATTGCCCAACGTCAACGACACCTCGAAGGGCTTCTGGCGACGCGTCCGCACCGTGCCATTCCCGCACAGCTTCCCGGTCAATGCGTCGTACAAGGACGGGCTCAAGGCGCAGGCCCCGGGCATCCTGGCGTGGCTGGTGTCCGGCTGCGTCGCGTACTTCCAGCGGCAGGGCCTGCCTGAGCCGCGCATCGTCCAGCGGACCACAGCGCAGTGGCGGGACGACTCGGACATCCTCGGCCAGTTCCTCAACGCGCGCACCGTCAAGGACGCAGCGGCGTACGAAACCAGTGCCGCCCTGTACGGCGCGTTCGAGGCGTGGTGCGACAGCGAAGGCATCCGCGGCCGCGATCGGTGGGGTGCCAAGCGGTTCGGCGCGGAAATTCAGAAGCATGCGACCCCGTCCCGGACCTCCATCCGGCGGGGCTTCACGGGCCTGCGTCTGGCCGCCGGTCCCGTCTCGATCATGACGGATGACGCATCGGGCCCTGTTTTTGAAAAGGTCTCACGTACCAAACCGCTATACAGCTCTCTTCGGGATGACGCGTCACTATCCGTCATTGAGTCAGAGGAGGTTGCGTGA
- a CDS encoding GntR family transcriptional regulator produces MDITITLTDGVPIYRQIVNQVKYLVASGLLQPGEELPPIRTLALQLKVTPNTIVKAYDELESSGVVHMRRGSGTFVSEGRPKLALLERRRIIEQRIDALLAEAHQLNFSADDILRMVRERKAAMDPGTTAEPADVEK; encoded by the coding sequence ATGGACATCACCATCACCCTGACCGACGGCGTGCCGATCTATCGCCAGATCGTCAACCAGGTCAAGTACTTAGTGGCATCAGGACTGCTCCAGCCCGGCGAAGAGCTTCCCCCCATCCGCACGCTCGCGCTGCAGCTGAAGGTGACGCCAAACACGATCGTGAAGGCGTACGACGAATTGGAGAGCTCGGGAGTCGTGCACATGCGCCGCGGCTCCGGCACGTTCGTGTCTGAGGGACGTCCGAAGCTGGCGCTTCTGGAGCGGCGCCGCATCATCGAGCAGCGCATCGACGCCCTGCTGGCCGAGGCACACCAGTTGAACTTCAGCGCGGACGACATCCTCCGGATGGTCCGCGAACGCAAGGCGGCCATGGACCCCGGGACCACCGCCGAACCGGCGGACGTGGAGAAATAG
- a CDS encoding terminase large subunit domain-containing protein, translating into MVNASTTVTALDVMRAEELLGPHLGGESFRSWHTFVAAVHGLPTPYADSLEVFQACTGRQTWPTAAAPEVLGVMGRRSGKTFATAAIAIDRCVFKQYHLPAGTDPVFMCIAADRRQARVLLRYVRGLLRAVPVLAATIVSETKESITFSSGVRLEVHANNFRSIRGFTCVGACVDELAFFRSDDSANPDHEILSALRPAMATVPDAMLVLLSSPYAKRGEVYRLFDKYYGKADAPCLVWRSPTRLMNPTVSERTISMAMHRDEASARSEYLGEFRSDLEGYVSREIVEACTYDVTVRPYDSRHAYRAFVDPAGGSGQDSMTLAIAHTERVRDVSTHVTDLLVEIRPPFSPEEAVDRFVRHLREYRITTVFGDRFAGEWARQPFDRRGIRYRIAEQNRSELYLGLLPVLTSGRVRLLRDERLALQLTALERRTSAVGRDTINHPPGGHDDLANVVAGVVCGLEQHRGGPVCAFVRVDALMDWV; encoded by the coding sequence GTGGTCAACGCATCCACCACCGTGACGGCGCTGGACGTGATGCGGGCTGAGGAACTCCTCGGTCCGCACCTCGGCGGCGAGTCCTTCCGCAGTTGGCACACCTTCGTTGCGGCGGTGCACGGCCTGCCGACCCCGTACGCGGACTCGCTCGAGGTGTTTCAAGCGTGCACGGGGCGGCAGACCTGGCCCACCGCAGCGGCCCCCGAGGTGCTCGGCGTGATGGGCCGCCGGTCAGGGAAGACGTTCGCGACGGCGGCGATTGCGATCGATCGCTGCGTCTTCAAGCAGTACCACCTCCCCGCCGGTACGGACCCGGTCTTCATGTGCATCGCGGCTGACCGTCGCCAGGCAAGGGTGCTGTTGCGGTATGTGCGCGGACTACTGCGCGCCGTCCCAGTGCTCGCGGCGACCATCGTCAGCGAGACCAAGGAGTCCATAACGTTCTCGTCGGGCGTCCGGCTGGAGGTGCACGCCAACAATTTCCGATCCATCCGCGGCTTCACCTGCGTAGGCGCGTGCGTCGATGAACTGGCCTTTTTCAGATCGGACGATTCTGCGAACCCGGATCACGAGATTCTATCGGCGCTCAGGCCCGCGATGGCCACAGTCCCCGATGCGATGCTCGTCCTTTTGTCGAGCCCGTACGCGAAGCGCGGGGAGGTCTACCGGCTGTTCGATAAGTACTACGGCAAGGCGGACGCCCCGTGCCTTGTGTGGCGCAGCCCCACGCGCTTAATGAACCCCACCGTGAGTGAACGCACGATCTCGATGGCGATGCACCGGGACGAGGCGTCGGCCCGCAGCGAATACCTCGGCGAGTTCCGCTCCGACCTCGAGGGCTACGTCTCGCGTGAGATCGTCGAGGCGTGCACCTATGACGTGACCGTCCGTCCGTACGACAGCCGGCACGCCTATCGCGCCTTCGTTGACCCGGCCGGCGGCTCTGGCCAGGACTCGATGACACTGGCGATCGCCCACACCGAGCGGGTGCGTGACGTGAGTACGCATGTCACTGACTTGCTGGTAGAGATTCGACCTCCGTTTAGTCCCGAGGAGGCGGTCGACCGATTCGTGCGGCATCTGCGCGAGTACCGCATCACGACGGTGTTCGGCGACCGGTTTGCCGGCGAGTGGGCGCGCCAGCCGTTTGATCGGCGCGGGATTCGTTACCGCATCGCCGAGCAGAACCGCTCCGAGTTGTACCTGGGATTGCTGCCGGTCCTGACCTCTGGACGGGTGCGCTTGCTCCGCGACGAGCGGTTGGCGCTCCAGCTCACGGCCTTGGAACGCCGCACCAGTGCGGTCGGCCGCGACACCATCAACCACCCGCCCGGTGGGCATGATGACTTGGCCAATGTCGTTGCGGGCGTCGTGTGCGGGCTCGAGCAGCACCGTGGCGGCCCGGTCTGTGCGTTCGTTCGGGTGGACGCACTGATGGACTGGGTATGA
- a CDS encoding PadR family transcriptional regulator, whose product MAVRKGDLLQGTLDLLVLKVLWTGPNHGYGITARLHQLSDDVLRVEEGSLYPALYRMEEQGLIEAEWRPTSNNRNAKFYALTRKGRRAAQAELEGWLRLSGAVARVLRALEQEA is encoded by the coding sequence ATGGCTGTGCGGAAAGGCGATCTGCTGCAGGGCACGCTGGATCTCCTGGTGCTGAAAGTGTTGTGGACCGGACCCAATCACGGCTACGGCATCACGGCGCGGCTGCATCAGCTCTCCGATGATGTTCTGCGCGTGGAGGAGGGTTCGCTCTATCCGGCGCTCTATCGCATGGAAGAACAAGGTCTGATCGAGGCCGAATGGCGCCCCACCAGCAACAACCGCAACGCCAAGTTCTACGCGCTGACGCGGAAGGGCCGTCGCGCGGCGCAGGCCGAGCTCGAAGGCTGGCTGCGGCTGTCGGGCGCCGTCGCGCGCGTGCTGCGCGCGCTCGAGCAGGAGGCGTGA
- a CDS encoding tyrosine-type recombinase/integrase, translating into MHRRNEGVPTAEGLAAEVRAEKLIGPGITDLHFHDLRREFASRLLDGGTPLTVISAYLGHASTTTTARYLAADFAARGDGIAGRGTGMVRRSGSHIGPIRTQRAMKVKSRKCLILKGLIWCRGAELNRRHNDFQTVKSGIPERI; encoded by the coding sequence GTGCACCGCCGCAACGAAGGTGTGCCAACTGCGGAAGGACTCGCCGCCGAGGTGCGGGCCGAGAAGCTCATCGGCCCCGGCATCACCGACCTGCACTTCCACGACCTGAGGCGCGAGTTCGCGAGCCGACTGCTGGATGGCGGGACGCCGTTGACGGTGATCAGCGCCTACCTCGGCCACGCGTCCACGACGACGACGGCGCGGTACTTGGCGGCCGATTTCGCAGCTCGTGGCGACGGCATTGCCGGTCGTGGAACAGGCATGGTCCGCCGATCGGGTTCGCACATTGGGCCGATTCGGACCCAGCGAGCCATGAAGGTCAAGAGCCGGAAGTGCTTGATTTTAAAGGGGTTGATATGGTGCCGAGGGGCGGAATTGAACCGCCGACACAACGATTTTCAGACTGTCAAATCGGGTATTCCGGAGCGAATTTGA
- a CDS encoding PEP-CTERM sorting domain-containing protein yields MFRLIIATALALICTASPSAAAIVDWTFTGTVTVMDVRPDFGTGAGDFRSHFALGDPWRVDLSLNTETRNGCSDPRAGGAGGVYSFANFGSSTIGDDSFAILGGPLEMNTQDGNCGIGKIGAGVVFRFFRVSSTTVFDPQFPTPIEGALWWYGTPGYDIPTSAAGVTGGSLAMRIGLTNVGGIFTEATATVRAVPEPTTLLLFVAGAVALRRRRR; encoded by the coding sequence ATGTTCCGACTCATTATCGCGACTGCGCTCGCTCTCATCTGCACCGCTTCGCCATCCGCTGCAGCCATCGTTGACTGGACATTCACAGGCACCGTCACGGTGATGGACGTCCGCCCGGACTTCGGCACCGGCGCGGGTGACTTTCGATCCCACTTCGCCCTTGGCGACCCGTGGCGCGTTGACCTGTCACTGAACACGGAGACGCGCAACGGATGCAGCGATCCGCGGGCGGGTGGGGCAGGAGGCGTCTACTCGTTCGCGAACTTTGGCAGCAGTACCATTGGCGACGACAGTTTCGCGATCCTCGGCGGGCCACTCGAAATGAACACACAGGACGGCAATTGCGGGATCGGCAAGATCGGCGCGGGTGTCGTCTTCCGGTTCTTCCGCGTGTCGTCCACGACGGTGTTTGACCCGCAGTTCCCGACGCCCATTGAAGGTGCGTTGTGGTGGTATGGCACGCCAGGTTATGACATCCCGACGTCGGCGGCGGGTGTCACGGGGGGCAGCTTGGCGATGCGGATCGGGCTGACCAACGTCGGCGGGATCTTTACCGAGGCGACCGCCACCGTGCGCGCCGTGCCTGAGCCGACCACCCTGCTCCTCTTTGTCGCTGGCGCGGTCGCCCTACGGCGCCGCCGTCGCTGA